Below is a genomic region from Vulgatibacter sp..
GGACGGGCAGATGACCGATCAGCCCGATCCGAAGGACCGCCCCTTCAACCTCTGGAAGCCCGTGCCCGGCGACCACGGCGCCCGCGGCTCCTTCGGCCAGCGCGCGAAGAAGCACAGCCCGCTGACCTGGCTCAACCTCAACCGCCACTGGCTCGTGGGCGGCCTGGCGCTCCTGGGCGCCGGCGGCCTCGCCGCCCGCAGGCTCTAGATCGGATGCCGACGGAGCAGCTGCGCGTTGGCGGCGACGATCACGGTGCTCGCCGACATGAGCACCGCGCCGACGGCGGGGTGGAGCACGATCCCCTGCCCCGCCAGCACGCCTGCGGCGAGCGGGATGGCGACGATGTTGTAGCCGGCGGCCCACCAGAGGTTCTGCACCATCTTCCGGTAGGTCGCCCGGCTCAAGGTGACGATGCGGGGCACGTCGCGCGGATCGCTGCGCACCAGCACCACGTCGCCTGCCTCCACCGCCACGTCGGTCCCGGCGCCGATGGCGATCCCCACGTCGGCGGTGAGGAGCGCGGGCGCGTCGTTCACGCCGTCGCCCACCATCGCCACGCGCTTGCCCTGCGCCTTCAGCTCCCGGATCTTCTCCACCTTCTGCTCGGGGAGGACCTCGGCGTAGACCCGGTCGATGCCGAGCTCTGCCGCCACCGCGTCGGCGACGGCCCTGGCGTCGCCGGTGAGCATCACCACTTCGATCCCCGCGTCGTGCAGGCTGCGCACCGCCTCCCGCGACTCCTCGCGGATCGCGTCGGCGATGGCGAGGACGGCGAGGGCCCGCCCCTCTTCGATGAGATGGATCGCCGCCTGGCCCCGCCGCGCCGCTTCGTCCGCCGCCTGCCGCAGCGACGGATCCTCGACGACGCCGAGCTTGCGCAAGAGCGCCGGTCCGCCCACGAAGAGGCGCCGACCCTCCACCGTCGCCTGCACGCCGTGGCCGGGGGTCGCAGCGAACGCGGTGGCAGCGGGCAGCGTGATGCCCCGCTCCTCCGCCGTCTGGACCACGCCGCGGGCGACGCTGTGCTCGGAGTCGCGCTCCACCGCAGCGGCGAGGCGCAGCGCCTCGTCTTCGCTGGTGCCGGCGACCGCGTGGATCGCGACCACGCGGAACTCGCCCCGCGTCAGCGTGCCGGTCTTGTCGAAGACCACGGCGTCGAGGAGCCGCGCCTCCTCGAGGCCGCGCCTGTCGCGGACGAGCAGGCCGCCCCGCGCCGCGAGCATCGTCGAGATCGCCACCACCAGCGGCACCGCGAGACCGAGGGCGTGGGGGCAGGCGATCACCAGCACCGTGACCAGTCGCTCCACGGCGAAGGCGCCGGTGGCGCCGAGGAGCAGCCAGACCACGAGCGTGAGGGCGCCGGACCCGATCGCGACGAGGGTGAGGAAGAAGGCGGCGCGATCCGCGAGGGCCTGCGCCCGGGAGCGGGAGGACTGGGCCTGCTCCACCAGGCGCATGATCCCGGAGAGGGCGGTCTTCTCGCCGGTACCGGTGACCTCGACCCGCAGCGAGCCGGCACCGTTCACCGTCCCCGCGATCACCCGGTCGCCGGCCTCCTTGTCCACGGGCTTCGACTCGCCGGTGATCATCGCCTCGTTCACGGAGCTGGTTCCCTCGCGCACCACGCCGTCTGCGGGCACGCTCGCCCCCGGCCGCACCAGCACCCGGTCGCCCTCGTGCAGCGCGTCGATCGCGACCTCCTCCTCCCTGCCGTCGACGAGGCGTGTGGCGGTCTGGGGGAGGAGCTTCGCCAGCTCGCGCACCGCGCCGCTCGCCTGGGAGATCGAGCGCATCTCGATCCAGTGGCCGAGGAGCATGATCGTCACCAGCGTGGCGAGCTCCCACCACAGCTCCATGCCGGGAAAGCCCAGGGTGACGGCGAGGCTGAAGCCGAAGGCCACCGTGATGGCGAGGGAGATGAGCGTCATCATCCCCGGCAGCCTGGCGCGCAACTCGCGGGCGGCCCCCTGAAGGAAGACCCAGCCGCCGTAGAAGAAGACGGCGGTGCCGAAGATGGCCGGGATCCAGCGGCTGCCCGGAAAGATCGGGGCGCGGTAGCCGAACCACCCCTGCAGCATCTCGGTCCAGATCAGCGTGGGGATGGTGAGCAGCAGCGATACCCAGAAGCGGCGGCGGAACATGGCGACGCTGTGGCCCGCGTGTTTGTCGGGGGCGTGGCCCTCGTGCCCTCCGTCCCCTCCCGGCACCTCCGGGTGCGTCGGGTAGCCGGGCTCCACCGCGTCGTGTGCCGTACCGTGGCCGTGCTCGGGGCCCATCACCAACCTCCCGCGCCGGCAACGAGCCGCCGCCTCTCGCGCCTCGGGTGGGGACGGGAGGGGGCGGCGTCCACCCCCGCGGGGTGGAACGAGGGCTCCCCGGATGGGCGGGGTTGCGAGTCCAGCGATCGGCCCCACTATCCGCCCGTCCCCGTGAGGAAGGAGAAAGGATGCGGACCCGCCTCCTCGCCCTGCTCTGCCTGCCCGCAGCTGCAGGCTGCGCCGGCACGCCGGAGCCGCGGCCCGCGGCGATCGATCCTGCCAATCCGGAGGCACCGGAAGCGCCGCCGGTGGAGCCGCTCGAGGCCTTCCGCAGCGGCCCCGCCACCCTCGACCAGCCGCTTCTGCCGGCGGCGCAGGAAGAGGCGCCCCCTGCAGGCCACGAGGGCCACGGCGCGCAGGAAGAGGCCCCGCCAGAAGGCCACGAGGGCCACGGCGCGCAGGAAGAGCCCCAGCCCGACGAACACCGGCACGAAACGCCATGAAGCGCCTCCTCCTCCTCCTCCTCGCCACCACCGGCTGCGCGACCTTCTCGCCCGAGCGCGGACACGATCAGGTGGAAGCCCTCGTGCAGGAGCGCACCGGCCTGCAGACGGGCTGGGGCGAGGGCGAGCCCGGCGCCGAGGACATCGCTGATCGCGTGGAGAAGCTCCTCGCCGAGGGGCTCACCAGGCAGCGCGCCATCGAGATCGCCCTCGTCAACAACCCCGAGATCCAGGCGACGTACGCGGGCCTCGGCGTCTCCCAGGCCGATCTCGTCGACGCAGGCCGCATCTCCAACCCCGTGATCGAGGGGAGCGTCGGCTTCCCGATCACGGAGAGCGAGAGCGATCGGATCGAATACGAGGCCTCGATCGTCCAGAACTTCCTCGACCTCTTCGTGCTGCCCCTGCGGCAGCGGGTGGCGAAGGAGCAGTTCATCGCCGACACGGTGCAGGTCGCCCACGAGACCCTCGGCCTCGCTGCCGAGGTGAGCCGCGCCTTCAGCCGCTACCAGGCCGCCGATCGCATGGTGGAGCTGCAGCGGCTGGTGATGCAGGCGGCCCTCGGCGCCGCCGCGGAGATGGAGGCCCGCTTCCGGGCGGGCAACGTCACCCAGCTCGATCTCGACATCGAACGCGCCGCCTACGAGCAGGCGCGCGCGGAGCTCGCCCGCGCCGAGCTCGAGCGGATCGAGGCCCGCGAGGAGCTGAACCGCCACCTCGGGCTCTGGGGGCAGCGGACGGCGTGGACGCTGGCAGAGCCGCTCCCCGAGATGCTCCCCGAGGAGCCGCTGCCGGAGAAGCTCGAGTCGCTCGCGATCCGGCAGCGCCTCGACGTCGACGCCGCCCGCAAGCAGTACCTCCTGCTCGAGAACGCGGTCGGCGTGGCGAAGTCGAGCCGCTACTTCGGCTTCATCGAGATCGGCGTGCACATCCACCAGGATCCCGACGGCCCGCGGCTCTTCGGGCCGACGCTGGCGCTCGAGCTCCCGATCTTCAACCAGCGGCAGGGCACCATCGCACGCCTCGAGAGCCAGCAGCGACAGGCGGCGCGCAGGCTCGACGCGCTCTCGGTCGGAGCCCGCGCCGCGGTCCGCACCTCGGCGGCGCGGCTGCAGGGCCTGCGGCAGATCGTCGATCACCAGCGCAAGCTGCTCCTGCCGCTGCGCGAGCGGATCGTCGAGGGAATGCAGCTCCAGTACAACGCGATGGCGATCGGCATGGCGGAGGTGATGGAGGCGCGGCGGGAGCAGATCGAGGCCTACCGCGCGTACGTCGAGACGGTGCGCGACTACTGGATCGAGCGCGCGGAGCTGGAGCGGCTGGTGGGCGGCAGCCTGCGCCCGCCGCCGCGGGACGGCCCCGCACCGCAGCGGCTCGAAGAGCTGCCCGCGGGCGAAAGACCCGACGCGGCGGGAGAGGAAGAGCACCACCAGCACGAGGCCACGCCATGAGCCGGACGCAGCCCCCCGCCCCCCTGCCACCCGACGAGACGCCGCAGGATCCCGAGCGGCGCCGCCTCCTCGGCACCGGCCTGGGTGTCGCAGGCGCCCTGCTCCTCGGGGCACGGGAGAGCGCCGCGCAGGCAGCCGAGCCGACGGAGAACGTGCCCGGCGCCCGGGCGCCGCGGCAGGGCTCCGCGGCCGCCACCGCCAGCGGCACCGCCAGCCAGCGCTGGATGCGCCCGGGCGTGCCGGGGCGCGACTACCTGCCGGTAGAGGTGCCCAACGGCAGCAAGCTGCCCTGGAAGATCGTCGGCGGCGTGAAGGTCTTCCACATGGTGGCAGAGCCCGTGGAGCACGAGTTCGCACCGGGCCTGCAGGCGACGTGCTGGGGCTACAACGGCAAGGTGCACGGGCCCACGATCGAAGTGGTCGAGGGCGATCGCGTGCGCATCTACGTGACCAACCGCCTGCCCGCGGCGACCACCGTGCACTGGCACGGGATCCTCCTCCCCAACGGCATGGACGGCGTGGGCGGCCTCAACCAGCGGGCGATCCCGCCTGGCGAGACCTTCAAATACGAATTCACCATCCGCCAGTGGGGCACCAACCTCTACCACTCCCACCACGACGAGATGACGCAGATCGGGATGGGGCTCACCGGCCTCTTCCTCTCGCATCCGCGTCGGCCCAGCGGCCCGCGCGTCGACCGCGACTTCGCCATCCTGCTGCACGAGTGGAGCGTGGAGATCGGCACGGCGCGGCCCAATCCGAACGAGATGACCGAGTTCAACGTCCTCACCATGAACGCACGGGCCTTCCCCGGCACCGAGCCGCTGGTGGTGCGCACGGGGCAGCGGGTGCGGATCCGCCTGGGAAATCTGAGCCCGCAGAACCACCACCCGATCCACCTGCACGGCTACCAATTCCGGATCACCCAGACCGACGGCGGGCCGATCCAGCCGTCCGCGCAGATACCGGAGACCACGGTGCTGGTGCCGGTCGGCAGCACGCGCACCATCGAGTTCGTCGCCGACGAGCCCGGCGACTGGGCGCTCCACTGCCACATGACCCACCACATGATGAACCAGATGGGCCACGACGCGCCGAACATGGTGGGCGTGGACACCCGCGGCCTCGCCCGCCTCGTGCAGCCCCTCCTCCCGGGCTACATGCCGATGGGCCAGGTGGGCATGGCCGGCATGGAGAAACACATGGAGCAGATGCCCGTGCCGCCCAACAGCATCCCGATGAAGGGGCTCCAGGGAAAATACGACTACATCACCATGGGCGGCATGTTCACGGTGCTCAAGGTCCGCGACGGCATCCGCACCTACGAGGATCCCGGCTGGTACGACGTGCCGGCGGGCACCCTCGCCGATCGCGCCGATCCGGCGGAGCTCGAGCGCGACGGCATCGATCCGGCTGCACCGCAGGCGCCCGCCGCGGGCTGACGGCGCACGATCAGCGCCGGAGCGGTCCGTGCCGGTGCCGGTGGTGCAGGTCGGAGAGGTGCGGGTGGTCGTGGGTGATGGGCACGTGGCGGTGCTCGTGGCTGTGCGGCTCGTTCACCGGGCCCTCGTGGTGGTGGCGGTGATGCTCGTCGTGCACGTGGAGGTGCTCGTGCACCAGCGCCTCGTGGGTATGCACGTGCGCATGCCGCGCCCGCAGCAGGGTCCACACGCCGAGGGCCATCGCCGCCCCGCCGGCCCAGTCGGCAGGTGCGAGCCGATCGCCGAGCAGAACCACCGATGCCAGCGCGCCGAGGAAGGGGGCGGTGGCGAAATAGGCGGCCTCCCGCGCAGCGCCGAGGATCCGCAGCGCACGCAGATCGAGCACGATGCTGAGGCCGTAGCCTGCCGACCCGAGCAGGAGGGCGACGAAGGTCGTCTCCGCCGGTGGCAGGCGCTGGCCGAGCGCCAGGGCGATCGCGAGCATGCAGCCGCCGGCGCCGAGGGTCTTCACCACCACCACCGCGACGGGATCCCTTAGCGAGAGCCGCTGGGTGAGGTTGTTGTCGGTGGCCCAGGCCAGGCAGGCGCCGGACAGCGCGGCGACTCCGATCCAGTCGCCGCGGAGCTCACCGGGCCGGATGGCGAGGAGGAGCGCGCCCCCCACGATCGCCGCTGCGCCCACGAGCTCCCGGCGCCCGAGGTGCTCCCGAAAGACGAGGAGCGCCATGACGATGGTGAAGGGGGCCTCGAGGTTGAGGAGGAGCGACGTGCCCAGCGCCGACAATCGCTCCAGCCCGGTGAGCATCAGCACGGGGCCCACGATCCCGCCGGTGAGCACGACGCCGAGCAGCAGGGGCACGTCCGAGCGCCGGAGGGCGGCCTCCTTCGAGCCATGCAACGCCAGGATGCGCCGGGCTCCACCGAAGACGAGCAGGCCGATGCCGCCGCCCAGGTAGAGCAGCGCCGCCAGCACCAGCGGGCCGGTCTCCTCGAGCAGGGGCTTGGAGAGCGGCGCGGTCAGGCCGAAGAGCGCCGCGGCGCCGAGCCCCATCGCTGCACCGGTCCAGGGTTTCTCGGAAGGACGCACGGGCACCTCACAGGGCGGGCAGCGGCTCGTTCGCGCCGGCAGCCGCAGCTTCGCCCTTCCTGCCGTGGAGGAGGAAGAGCGCCGGCACGACCACCATGTTGAGCGCCGTGGAGGAGAGCAGGCCGCCCAGGATCACCACGCCCATCGGCGCCTGGATCTCATTGCCCGGATCGCCTGCGGCGAGCACGAGGGGGACGAGCGCCAGGCCGGCGGAGAGTGCGGTCATCAGCACCGGCGCGAGCCGCTCCATCGACCCCTGGCGGATCGCCTCGCGCAGCCCCTTGCCCTCCTCGCGCACCAGGTATTCGTAGTGGCTCACCATGAGGATGCCGTTGCGGGTGGCGATGCCGAAGAGCGTGATGAAGCCGACCAGCGAGGCGATGCTCACCACGCCGGACGTGAGCGCTACCGCCAGCACGCCGCCGATCAGCGCGAGCGGCAGGTTGATCAGGGTGAGCAGCGCGTTGCGCACGGTGCCGAGTGCCACCACGAGGAGGAGGAAGATCCCGACGATGACCAGCACGGTGAGGATCCCGATGGTCCGGGCCGCCTCGGCGGCGCTCTCGAACTGGCCGCCGTATTCGATCCAGTAGCCCTCGGAGAGCTCGACCTCCGCGCCGATCCGCGCCCGCAGATCGTCGACCACCGCGCCGAGGTCCCTGCCCGCGACGTTGGCCTGCACCACCATCTTCCGCTGCGCACCCTCGCGGGTGATGGCGTTCGGCCCCTCCTCGCGCACGATGGTGGCGAGCTGCGCGAGGGGCACGCGTGGCCCTGCAGGCGTGTCGACGAGCGTGGCGCCGATCGCCCGTGCATCCTCCCGGGAGGCGTCGTCGAGGCGGAGCACCACGTCCACCGTGCGCTGCCCCTCGAGGATCGCTCCCACCGTCTGCCCGGTGAAGGCCACTTCGACCTGCTCCGCCAGCGCGCCGGTGGTGAGACCGTAGCGCGCGGCCGCTGCCCGATCCGCCCGGATGGCGAGCTGCGGGATGTCGCTCTGCTGCTCGATCGCCACGTCGACGGCGCCCGGCGTCTTCTCGGCGACCTGCCGCACCTGCTCGGCGAGCTGCCGCAGCCTGTCGAGGTCGTCGCCGAAGAGCTTGAGGGCGATGTTCGACCGGCTCCCCGAGAGCATGTGGTCGATGCGGTGGGAGAGCGGCTGGCCGATGGTGATCACCGCGCCCGGGATCTGCGCGAGCGCGCGCCGCATCGCAGCGAGGAGCTCCTCCCTGCTCCGCCCGCCCTCCATCGCGAGCCGGACGTCGATCTCCGAGGCGTTGACGTCCTGCGCGTGTTCGTCCAGCTCCGCTCTGCCGGTGCGCCTGGCGGTGGAGACCACCTCCGGGA
It encodes:
- a CDS encoding heavy metal translocating P-type ATPase — encoded protein: MGPEHGHGTAHDAVEPGYPTHPEVPGGDGGHEGHAPDKHAGHSVAMFRRRFWVSLLLTIPTLIWTEMLQGWFGYRAPIFPGSRWIPAIFGTAVFFYGGWVFLQGAARELRARLPGMMTLISLAITVAFGFSLAVTLGFPGMELWWELATLVTIMLLGHWIEMRSISQASGAVRELAKLLPQTATRLVDGREEEVAIDALHEGDRVLVRPGASVPADGVVREGTSSVNEAMITGESKPVDKEAGDRVIAGTVNGAGSLRVEVTGTGEKTALSGIMRLVEQAQSSRSRAQALADRAAFFLTLVAIGSGALTLVVWLLLGATGAFAVERLVTVLVIACPHALGLAVPLVVAISTMLAARGGLLVRDRRGLEEARLLDAVVFDKTGTLTRGEFRVVAIHAVAGTSEDEALRLAAAVERDSEHSVARGVVQTAEERGITLPAATAFAATPGHGVQATVEGRRLFVGGPALLRKLGVVEDPSLRQAADEAARRGQAAIHLIEEGRALAVLAIADAIREESREAVRSLHDAGIEVVMLTGDARAVADAVAAELGIDRVYAEVLPEQKVEKIRELKAQGKRVAMVGDGVNDAPALLTADVGIAIGAGTDVAVEAGDVVLVRSDPRDVPRIVTLSRATYRKMVQNLWWAAGYNIVAIPLAAGVLAGQGIVLHPAVGAVLMSASTVIVAANAQLLRRHPI
- a CDS encoding TolC family protein, producing the protein MKRLLLLLLATTGCATFSPERGHDQVEALVQERTGLQTGWGEGEPGAEDIADRVEKLLAEGLTRQRAIEIALVNNPEIQATYAGLGVSQADLVDAGRISNPVIEGSVGFPITESESDRIEYEASIVQNFLDLFVLPLRQRVAKEQFIADTVQVAHETLGLAAEVSRAFSRYQAADRMVELQRLVMQAALGAAAEMEARFRAGNVTQLDLDIERAAYEQARAELARAELERIEAREELNRHLGLWGQRTAWTLAEPLPEMLPEEPLPEKLESLAIRQRLDVDAARKQYLLLENAVGVAKSSRYFGFIEIGVHIHQDPDGPRLFGPTLALELPIFNQRQGTIARLESQQRQAARRLDALSVGARAAVRTSAARLQGLRQIVDHQRKLLLPLRERIVEGMQLQYNAMAIGMAEVMEARREQIEAYRAYVETVRDYWIERAELERLVGGSLRPPPRDGPAPQRLEELPAGERPDAAGEEEHHQHEATP
- a CDS encoding multicopper oxidase family protein, producing the protein MSRTQPPAPLPPDETPQDPERRRLLGTGLGVAGALLLGARESAAQAAEPTENVPGARAPRQGSAAATASGTASQRWMRPGVPGRDYLPVEVPNGSKLPWKIVGGVKVFHMVAEPVEHEFAPGLQATCWGYNGKVHGPTIEVVEGDRVRIYVTNRLPAATTVHWHGILLPNGMDGVGGLNQRAIPPGETFKYEFTIRQWGTNLYHSHHDEMTQIGMGLTGLFLSHPRRPSGPRVDRDFAILLHEWSVEIGTARPNPNEMTEFNVLTMNARAFPGTEPLVVRTGQRVRIRLGNLSPQNHHPIHLHGYQFRITQTDGGPIQPSAQIPETTVLVPVGSTRTIEFVADEPGDWALHCHMTHHMMNQMGHDAPNMVGVDTRGLARLVQPLLPGYMPMGQVGMAGMEKHMEQMPVPPNSIPMKGLQGKYDYITMGGMFTVLKVRDGIRTYEDPGWYDVPAGTLADRADPAELERDGIDPAAPQAPAAG
- a CDS encoding DMT family transporter, which codes for MRPSEKPWTGAAMGLGAAALFGLTAPLSKPLLEETGPLVLAALLYLGGGIGLLVFGGARRILALHGSKEAALRRSDVPLLLGVVLTGGIVGPVLMLTGLERLSALGTSLLLNLEAPFTIVMALLVFREHLGRRELVGAAAIVGGALLLAIRPGELRGDWIGVAALSGACLAWATDNNLTQRLSLRDPVAVVVVKTLGAGGCMLAIALALGQRLPPAETTFVALLLGSAGYGLSIVLDLRALRILGAAREAAYFATAPFLGALASVVLLGDRLAPADWAGGAAMALGVWTLLRARHAHVHTHEALVHEHLHVHDEHHRHHHEGPVNEPHSHEHRHVPITHDHPHLSDLHHRHRHGPLRR